In one Cronobacter dublinensis subsp. dublinensis LMG 23823 genomic region, the following are encoded:
- the ccmD gene encoding heme exporter protein CcmD translates to MPAALTAFFLMGGYAFYVWLAVAMTVLPLALLMAHTFYARRALRRDIARREARERRRQQAQADAETPL, encoded by the coding sequence ATGCCTGCCGCGTTAACCGCGTTTTTCCTGATGGGCGGCTACGCCTTTTATGTCTGGCTGGCGGTGGCGATGACTGTCCTGCCGCTGGCGCTGCTGATGGCGCATACGTTTTACGCGCGCCGTGCGCTGCGTCGGGATATCGCCAGGCGCGAAGCGCGCGAGCGTCGCCGCCAGCAGGCGCAGGCGGATGCGGAGACACCGTTATGA
- a CDS encoding cytochrome c-type biogenesis protein has product MKHLLTLLVGLLLACQALAASDAYPFQNAAQEQQFRTLISELRCPKCQNNSIADSGSMIAADMRQKVYELTLQGQSREQIVAYMVARYGNFVTYEPPVTPGTILLWLLPALFAAGGAGVIIRRARGARREPAPLDDEEQQRLRALLDEKGKRP; this is encoded by the coding sequence GTGAAACACCTGTTAACCCTGCTGGTCGGCCTGCTGCTGGCGTGTCAGGCGCTGGCGGCGAGCGACGCGTATCCTTTTCAGAACGCGGCGCAGGAGCAGCAGTTCCGTACCCTGATAAGCGAGCTGCGCTGCCCGAAGTGTCAGAACAACAGCATCGCCGATTCCGGCTCGATGATTGCCGCCGATATGCGCCAGAAGGTCTATGAGCTGACGCTCCAGGGGCAGAGCCGCGAGCAGATCGTGGCGTATATGGTGGCGCGCTACGGCAACTTCGTGACCTACGAGCCGCCCGTCACGCCCGGCACGATCTTGCTCTGGCTGCTGCCCGCGCTGTTTGCCGCAGGCGGCGCGGGCGTAATTATTCGCCGCGCGCGTGGAGCCCGCCGGGAGCCTGCGCCGCTCGATGACGAAGAACAGCAGCGCCTGCGCGCGTTGCTCGATGAAAAAGGAAAACGCCCGTGA
- the aqpZ gene encoding aquaporin Z has protein sequence MLRKNAAEFFGTFWLVFGGCGSAVLAAAFPELGIGFTGVALAFGLTVVTMAYAVGHISGGHFNPAVTLGLWAGGRITFNDVIPYILSQVIGGIAAAGVLYAIASGKAGFDAVACGFAANGYGEHSPAGYSLTAAILTELVLTAFFLLIIHGATDKNAPAKFAPLAIGLALTLIHLISIPVTNTSVNPARSMAVAIFQGGWALQQLWVFWIVPMVGGVVGGLIYRYLLQSKD, from the coding sequence ATGTTGAGAAAAAATGCGGCTGAGTTTTTCGGCACATTCTGGCTGGTATTCGGTGGCTGCGGGAGCGCTGTACTGGCCGCCGCTTTCCCTGAACTGGGCATTGGTTTTACAGGAGTAGCGCTTGCGTTTGGTCTGACCGTCGTAACGATGGCCTATGCCGTAGGGCATATTTCCGGCGGGCATTTTAACCCTGCCGTCACGCTGGGCTTATGGGCAGGCGGACGCATTACCTTTAATGACGTCATTCCTTACATCCTTTCCCAGGTTATTGGGGGGATTGCCGCGGCAGGCGTACTCTATGCCATCGCGAGCGGCAAAGCGGGCTTTGACGCCGTCGCCTGCGGTTTCGCCGCCAACGGCTACGGCGAACACTCACCGGCTGGTTATAGCCTTACGGCAGCCATCCTGACTGAACTGGTGCTGACGGCCTTCTTCCTTTTGATTATCCACGGCGCCACCGATAAAAACGCACCGGCGAAATTTGCGCCGCTGGCGATTGGCCTGGCCCTGACGCTGATTCATCTCATCAGCATTCCCGTCACCAATACGTCGGTGAACCCTGCGAGAAGCATGGCAGTCGCTATTTTCCAGGGCGGCTGGGCTTTACAGCAATTGTGGGTGTTCTGGATAGTCCCGATGGTGGGCGGCGTCGTGGGCGGCCTGATTTATCGTTATCTGTTGCAGAGTAAAGACTGA
- the ccmB gene encoding heme exporter protein CcmB, translating to MMRRIIRRELRLCARHAAELLNPLWFFLVVIVLFALGIGPEPQLLVRIAPGVVWVAALLAALMAMDRLFHDDWRDGALEQLMLLPAPLPLVVLAKVTAHWVVTGLPLVALSPLAALLLGLSGHAALTLMLTLLLGTPTLSLLGALGAALTVGLRRGGMLLSLIILPLAVPLLIFSTAAVDAAVMQLPVGGFFALSGAFLTGSVTLMPFATAAALRISTQ from the coding sequence ATGATGAGGCGCATTATCCGCCGCGAGCTGCGCCTGTGCGCGCGTCACGCCGCCGAACTGCTTAACCCGCTGTGGTTCTTTCTGGTGGTGATTGTGCTGTTCGCGCTCGGCATCGGCCCTGAGCCGCAGCTGCTGGTGCGCATCGCGCCGGGCGTGGTGTGGGTGGCGGCGCTGCTCGCCGCGCTGATGGCGATGGACCGGCTGTTTCACGACGACTGGCGCGACGGCGCGCTCGAACAGCTGATGCTGCTGCCCGCGCCGCTGCCGCTGGTGGTTCTCGCGAAAGTGACCGCTCACTGGGTGGTGACCGGGCTGCCGCTGGTGGCGCTGTCGCCGCTGGCGGCGTTGTTGCTTGGGCTCAGCGGGCATGCGGCGCTAACGCTGATGCTGACGCTGCTGCTCGGCACGCCGACGCTGAGCCTGCTCGGCGCGCTCGGCGCGGCGCTCACGGTCGGGCTGCGCCGCGGCGGCATGCTGCTGAGCCTGATTATTCTGCCGCTGGCGGTTCCGCTGCTGATTTTCTCTACCGCTGCGGTGGACGCCGCCGTGATGCAGCTGCCGGTGGGCGGGTTTTTCGCGCTGTCCGGCGCGTTTTTGACGGGAAGCGTCACGCTGATGCCGTTCGCGACCGCGGCGGCGCTACGAATATCGACGCAGTAA
- the ccmA gene encoding cytochrome c biogenesis heme-transporting ATPase CcmA, with the protein MLEARNLACLRDERLLFRALSFRVPPGEVVHLVGANGAGKTSLLRLLVGLTRPEQGDVLWRGELLAHQRSAFHQELLWLGHLPGIKAALTADENLAFYHPDAARDARWQALAAIGLGGYEDLPVAQLSAGQQRRVALARLWLSDAPLWVLDEPLTALDAAGVEAFTRRLEHHAARGGAIILTTHQPLRALHCPLRTLSLTAERAT; encoded by the coding sequence ATGTTAGAAGCCCGCAATCTCGCCTGCCTGCGTGACGAGCGCCTGCTGTTTCGCGCGCTGTCGTTTCGCGTCCCGCCGGGCGAGGTGGTGCATCTGGTCGGCGCGAACGGCGCCGGGAAGACCTCGCTCCTGCGTCTGCTGGTCGGGCTGACGCGCCCTGAGCAGGGCGACGTGCTCTGGCGCGGCGAACTGCTTGCGCATCAGCGTTCTGCTTTTCATCAGGAATTGTTGTGGCTCGGCCACCTGCCGGGCATCAAAGCGGCGCTGACCGCCGATGAAAATCTGGCGTTTTATCACCCTGACGCGGCGCGCGACGCGCGCTGGCAGGCGCTGGCGGCCATCGGGCTTGGCGGCTATGAAGATCTGCCGGTCGCGCAGCTCTCGGCAGGCCAGCAGCGCCGGGTCGCGCTGGCGCGGCTGTGGCTTAGCGATGCGCCGCTATGGGTGCTGGATGAGCCGCTGACAGCGCTCGACGCCGCGGGTGTCGAGGCCTTCACGCGCCGTCTTGAACACCACGCGGCGCGCGGCGGCGCGATAATCCTCACCACGCATCAGCCGCTGCGCGCGCTACACTGTCCGCTGCGCACGCTGAGCCTGACGGCGGAGCGCGCGACATGA
- a CDS encoding formate/nitrite transporter family protein, whose amino-acid sequence MDKIGEEKIDDADELEVESEEKKSGKEIEVDEEALPSRAMAIHEHIRQDGEKELERDAMALFWSAIAAGLSMGASLLAKGIFHVHLEGIPGGFLLESLGYTFGFIIVIMARQQLFTENTVTAVLPVMHNPTGTNLRLLLRLWGVVLLGNLVGTGLAALAFEFMPIFDEATRDAFVTIGMEVMHNSPGEMFSNAIISGWIIATMVWMFPSAGSAKIVVIILMTWLIALGNTTHIVVGTVEILYLVFNGTIHWSEFFWPFALPTLAGNIIGGTFIFALLSHAQIRNDMAAQKKEQATAQAKSEKVIAQKEEEARRAAR is encoded by the coding sequence ATGGACAAGATTGGCGAGGAAAAAATCGACGACGCGGATGAGCTGGAAGTCGAAAGCGAAGAGAAAAAAAGCGGTAAAGAGATAGAAGTGGATGAAGAGGCCCTGCCGTCGCGCGCGATGGCCATTCACGAACACATCCGCCAGGATGGCGAAAAAGAGCTGGAGCGCGATGCGATGGCGCTGTTCTGGTCGGCTATCGCCGCCGGTCTGTCGATGGGCGCGTCGCTGCTGGCGAAGGGGATTTTCCATGTGCATCTGGAAGGCATTCCGGGCGGCTTTTTGCTGGAAAGCCTCGGCTACACCTTCGGCTTTATTATCGTCATCATGGCGCGCCAGCAGCTCTTTACTGAAAACACCGTAACGGCGGTCCTGCCGGTGATGCACAACCCTACCGGCACCAACCTGCGCCTGCTGTTGCGGCTCTGGGGCGTGGTGCTGCTCGGGAATCTCGTCGGCACCGGGCTTGCGGCGCTGGCGTTTGAATTTATGCCCATTTTCGATGAAGCCACGCGCGACGCCTTTGTGACCATCGGCATGGAAGTGATGCACAACTCACCGGGCGAAATGTTCTCTAACGCGATTATCTCCGGGTGGATCATCGCGACGATGGTCTGGATGTTTCCCTCCGCGGGGTCGGCCAAAATCGTGGTGATTATCCTCATGACCTGGCTTATCGCGCTCGGCAATACCACGCATATTGTGGTCGGCACCGTCGAAATTCTCTATCTGGTGTTTAACGGCACGATCCACTGGAGCGAGTTTTTCTGGCCTTTCGCCCTGCCGACGCTTGCGGGCAATATCATCGGCGGGACGTTTATCTTCGCACTATTGAGCCACGCGCAGATCCGTAATGATATGGCGGCGCAGAAAAAGGAACAGGCCACGGCGCAGGCGAAAAGCGAGAAGGTGATCGCGCAAAAAGAGGAAGAAGCACGACGCGCCGCGCGCTAA
- a CDS encoding heme lyase CcmF/NrfE family subunit: MMPELGNFLLCLAAGLALLLTLWPQWGAMRQAPRLMALARPLACALFACLLGAFLILVHAFVVNDFTVLYVASNSNTALPVWYRVAATWGAHEGSLLLWVLLMGGWTLAVALFSRNMPQEAIARVLSVMGGINVGFLLFILLTSNPFARTLPEYPIEGRDLNPLLQDIGLIFHPPLLYMGYVGFSVAFAFAVASLLTGRLDTAWARWSRPWTQAAWVFLTIGIVLGSAWAYYELGWGGWWFWDPVENASLMPWLAGTALMHSLAVTEKRGSFRAWTVLLAITAFSLCLLGTFLVRSGVLVSVHAFASDPARGMFILALLVIVIGGSLLLYAIKGGSVRARIGNALWSRESFLLGNNILLITAMLVVLLGTLLPLVHKALGLGSISVGAPFFNLLFGALMAPFALLLGVGPLVRWRRDEPQKLRRRLLAALAVTLAASLLLPWLLQDSVKGMTVAGLMMAVWVLVLTLMELHERATHRHHLWRGMLSLSRSHWGMTLGHVGLAVTVIGIAFSQNYSVERDVRMKAGDHVEIHHYRFVFREVRDAQGPNWRGAVGIIDVLRDGRPEATLRAEKRAYNSNGVVMTEAAIDGGLTRDLYAALGEPLDDGSWAVRLYYKPFVRWIWYGGLLMALGGLLCMLDPRYRLKKWQEAA; this comes from the coding sequence ATGATGCCGGAACTCGGTAACTTTTTGCTCTGCCTCGCCGCCGGGCTGGCGCTGCTGCTTACGCTCTGGCCGCAGTGGGGCGCAATGCGTCAGGCTCCCCGGCTGATGGCGCTGGCGCGACCGCTCGCCTGCGCGCTTTTCGCCTGCCTGCTCGGCGCGTTTCTTATTCTGGTGCACGCCTTTGTCGTGAATGATTTCACGGTGCTGTATGTGGCGAGCAACTCCAACACCGCGTTGCCGGTCTGGTATCGCGTGGCCGCGACCTGGGGCGCGCATGAGGGATCGCTGCTGCTGTGGGTGCTGCTGATGGGCGGCTGGACGCTGGCGGTGGCGCTCTTTAGCCGCAACATGCCGCAGGAGGCGATAGCGCGGGTGCTCTCGGTGATGGGCGGCATTAACGTCGGTTTTCTGCTGTTTATTCTGCTCACCTCGAATCCGTTTGCCCGCACGCTGCCGGAATATCCGATTGAAGGGCGCGATCTCAATCCGCTGCTCCAGGATATCGGGCTGATTTTCCATCCGCCGCTGCTGTATATGGGGTACGTCGGGTTTTCGGTCGCGTTTGCGTTTGCCGTGGCGTCGCTGTTAACCGGGCGGCTCGACACCGCCTGGGCGCGCTGGTCGCGGCCCTGGACGCAGGCGGCGTGGGTGTTTCTGACCATCGGCATTGTGCTCGGCTCGGCCTGGGCTTATTACGAGCTGGGCTGGGGCGGCTGGTGGTTCTGGGACCCGGTCGAAAACGCCTCGCTGATGCCGTGGCTCGCGGGCACCGCGCTGATGCATTCGCTGGCGGTGACGGAAAAGCGCGGCAGCTTCCGCGCCTGGACCGTGCTGCTCGCCATTACCGCGTTTTCGCTCTGCCTGCTCGGCACGTTCCTGGTGCGCTCCGGGGTGCTGGTGTCGGTACACGCGTTCGCCTCCGACCCGGCGCGCGGCATGTTTATTCTGGCGCTGCTGGTTATCGTCATCGGCGGCTCGCTGCTGCTCTATGCCATCAAAGGCGGCAGCGTCCGCGCACGGATCGGCAATGCGCTCTGGTCGCGTGAGAGCTTTCTGCTCGGCAACAATATTCTCCTTATTACCGCCATGCTGGTGGTGCTGCTCGGTACGCTGCTGCCGCTGGTGCATAAAGCGCTCGGACTGGGATCTATCTCCGTCGGCGCGCCATTTTTTAATCTGCTGTTTGGCGCGCTGATGGCGCCGTTCGCGCTGCTGCTGGGCGTCGGGCCGCTGGTGCGCTGGCGTCGCGACGAGCCGCAGAAACTGCGCCGTCGCCTGCTGGCGGCGCTGGCGGTGACGCTTGCGGCCTCGCTGCTGCTGCCGTGGCTATTACAGGACAGCGTCAAAGGGATGACGGTGGCCGGGCTGATGATGGCGGTGTGGGTGCTGGTATTAACGCTGATGGAGCTGCACGAGCGCGCCACGCACCGCCATCATCTGTGGCGCGGGATGCTGTCATTAAGCCGCAGCCACTGGGGCATGACGCTCGGCCACGTGGGGCTTGCGGTAACGGTTATCGGCATCGCGTTCAGCCAGAACTACAGCGTGGAGCGCGACGTGCGCATGAAGGCGGGCGACCATGTTGAAATTCATCACTACCGGTTTGTTTTTCGCGAGGTGCGCGACGCGCAGGGGCCAAACTGGCGCGGCGCGGTTGGGATTATCGACGTGCTGCGCGACGGCAGGCCCGAGGCGACGCTGCGCGCCGAAAAGCGCGCCTATAATAGCAACGGCGTGGTGATGACCGAAGCCGCCATCGACGGCGGGCTGACGCGCGATCTCTACGCGGCGCTCGGCGAACCTCTCGACGACGGCAGCTGGGCGGTGCGGCTCTATTACAAACCGTTTGTGCGCTGGATCTGGTACGGCGGTCTGCTGATGGCGTTGGGCGGACTGCTGTGTATGCTCGACCCGCGCTACCGGCTGAAAAAATGGCAGGAGGCCGCATGA
- a CDS encoding DsbE family thiol:disulfide interchange protein, which produces MKRRLLLIPLALFLLLAAALFWQLTRNATGDDPSQLESALIGKPLPAFRLAALDDPNVTYDRAALLNGKPLLLNVWATWCPTCRAEHQFLNGLAAGGVRVAGLNYKDDRAKAVAWLNHLGNPYALSLFDGSGMLGLDLGVYGAPETFVIDARGVIRYRHAGALNDEVWREEIAPLWNTLNREGAP; this is translated from the coding sequence ATGAAACGCCGTCTGTTACTCATCCCGCTGGCGCTGTTTCTGCTGCTGGCGGCGGCGCTGTTCTGGCAGCTCACGCGCAACGCCACGGGCGACGACCCGTCGCAGCTGGAATCGGCGCTCATCGGCAAACCGCTGCCCGCGTTCCGGCTCGCCGCGCTGGACGATCCGAACGTCACCTATGACCGCGCGGCGCTCTTAAACGGCAAGCCGCTGCTGCTGAACGTCTGGGCGACCTGGTGCCCGACGTGCCGCGCCGAGCATCAGTTTCTCAACGGGCTCGCCGCCGGTGGCGTGCGGGTGGCGGGGCTCAATTATAAAGACGATCGCGCCAAAGCCGTGGCGTGGCTTAATCATCTCGGCAACCCGTACGCGCTGAGCCTGTTTGACGGCAGCGGTATGCTGGGGCTGGATCTCGGCGTCTATGGCGCGCCGGAGACGTTTGTTATCGACGCGCGCGGGGTTATTCGCTATCGCCACGCGGGCGCGCTGAACGATGAAGTCTGGCGCGAAGAGATAGCGCCGCTGTGGAACACGCTAAACCGGGAGGGCGCGCCGTGA
- the ccmI gene encoding c-type cytochrome biogenesis protein CcmI — protein MSAIIIFIVVLLAGVAALVFWPWRDRRAANRDALNRALYHSRLRELDDEPPDARDALALDLQRSLLADIPAGRAPDAVTAGRGMLLAGALLVAVVSLGLFLCTNSLKAVGEWQAATRETPGLVARVMDPHAAPLSVAELTRLGLGLRTRLQDEPQNRAGWAMLGRIGRVLDNADTATGAFKRAWQLDSQNIGARLDYAEVLVRSAQPTDIDAGEQMLKEVAAQAPGNLRAPELLALSAFRQQRYAQAIAYWQTMLSQLHAGDPRRAAVARGIQQARVESGMDNAKLAVKITLSPATKKALPNKGILFISVTDGVSNVPVAVKKLPLGHFPLTITLDDADAMLPERGLGQVSQGIVKVHLSRDGNAAVQPGDWTGERRFTTLSPASPVDVLVAPSPSGAG, from the coding sequence GTGAGCGCGATAATCATTTTTATCGTCGTCCTGCTGGCAGGCGTCGCGGCGCTGGTGTTCTGGCCGTGGCGCGACCGGCGCGCGGCCAATCGCGACGCGCTCAACCGGGCGCTCTACCATTCACGGCTGCGCGAACTCGACGACGAGCCGCCCGACGCCCGCGACGCGCTGGCGCTGGATCTGCAGCGCAGCCTGCTGGCGGATATCCCGGCAGGCCGCGCGCCAGACGCTGTCACCGCCGGGCGCGGGATGCTGCTGGCGGGCGCGCTGCTGGTGGCCGTGGTCAGCCTCGGGTTGTTTCTTTGTACCAACAGCCTGAAGGCAGTCGGCGAGTGGCAGGCGGCCACGCGCGAGACGCCGGGGCTTGTGGCGCGCGTCATGGATCCGCACGCCGCGCCGCTGAGCGTGGCTGAGCTGACGCGCCTTGGTCTCGGGCTGCGCACACGCTTGCAGGACGAGCCGCAGAACCGCGCGGGCTGGGCAATGCTCGGGCGCATCGGCAGGGTGCTGGATAACGCCGATACCGCAACCGGGGCCTTTAAACGCGCCTGGCAACTCGATTCGCAAAACATCGGGGCGCGGCTCGACTATGCTGAAGTGCTGGTGCGCTCAGCGCAGCCGACAGATATCGATGCGGGCGAGCAGATGCTCAAAGAGGTCGCCGCGCAGGCGCCGGGTAATCTGCGCGCGCCTGAGCTGCTGGCCCTGAGCGCGTTTCGCCAGCAGCGCTATGCGCAGGCGATCGCGTACTGGCAGACGATGCTTTCGCAGCTGCACGCGGGCGATCCGCGCCGGGCGGCCGTCGCGCGCGGCATTCAGCAGGCGAGGGTGGAGAGCGGCATGGACAACGCGAAACTGGCTGTTAAAATCACGCTCTCACCCGCAACCAAAAAAGCCTTGCCGAATAAAGGGATACTCTTTATCAGCGTGACGGATGGCGTATCAAACGTGCCGGTAGCGGTGAAAAAATTGCCGCTGGGCCATTTTCCGCTGACAATTACTCTGGATGACGCTGACGCCATGCTCCCCGAACGGGGGCTGGGGCAGGTGTCGCAAGGCATCGTGAAGGTACATCTTTCCCGGGACGGCAACGCCGCCGTGCAGCCCGGAGACTGGACAGGAGAGCGGCGTTTCACCACGCTCAGCCCGGCTTCGCCGGTGGACGTCCTGGTTGCGCCTTCGCCATCAGGAGCGGGTTAG
- a CDS encoding AIPR family protein, translating into MPQYDKATQTAGLVRITKQLESVYGLFIDMKDVKSVGEHRNETLITRCVAAHAVSLYGDEPDPELAANAVCDGKDDGGIDAVYVNKNSKKIVIVQSKYIKNGEGSITTREFGRFKDACVKVIAGDFTTFNERFLKNKDAISEAISGFTYKCICVFIYTGVHQPSDEVKADISFWEQVQNRSLLFKDIQDREEYSVLFEPADIQVIMDGLSTERSGSINVENVHLESYGEIANPYKAIYGTISARLLYEWWRKYKYSLFEKNIRSVLGSSTINTGIKRTLQEQPSNFWYYNNGITAVYSEVEESMVNLSTSRRYGLFSFKNLSIINGAQTVSTIGEVFHSLPEEKKDLIKVNIRFINAAEDDFLTSVTKFNNTQNRVTGRDFSSQRPEQQRIQREINFIGGYSYKLLRQEDSGPTSSNTIDIDDALNALVCSSKDETLLSSLKLNRGRFFESWGGLYEKVFPVENGPTGLEIINKVNAYRMSNDILQESIVRLLSLDKENQKQIHQVMIHGNYVLISILMDRLKIASIENHLISYERNMSLDDCIDMASETYNYIQRRFPTSYIARFFQNREKVLSVISYLLGAEEVSENMG; encoded by the coding sequence ATGCCCCAGTATGATAAAGCTACTCAAACAGCAGGCTTGGTTCGTATAACCAAACAACTTGAGTCTGTTTACGGCCTATTTATTGACATGAAAGATGTTAAATCTGTTGGCGAACATAGAAATGAAACTCTTATAACTCGCTGTGTGGCTGCTCATGCGGTAAGCCTGTATGGCGATGAACCAGATCCTGAACTTGCAGCTAACGCCGTGTGCGACGGAAAAGATGATGGCGGGATTGATGCTGTCTATGTTAATAAAAACTCTAAAAAAATAGTTATAGTGCAGTCAAAGTATATTAAAAATGGTGAGGGTTCTATCACCACAAGAGAATTTGGAAGGTTTAAGGATGCCTGTGTTAAAGTAATAGCTGGAGATTTTACTACTTTCAATGAAAGATTCTTAAAAAACAAAGATGCTATTAGCGAAGCGATATCAGGATTCACATATAAATGCATTTGTGTATTTATTTATACGGGTGTACACCAGCCCAGCGACGAGGTTAAGGCAGATATATCTTTTTGGGAGCAAGTTCAAAATAGATCTCTACTTTTTAAAGATATTCAAGATCGTGAGGAGTACTCAGTTCTTTTTGAGCCAGCAGATATACAAGTTATAATGGATGGTCTTTCAACTGAGCGCTCTGGTTCAATCAATGTCGAGAATGTGCATTTGGAAAGCTATGGGGAAATAGCAAATCCTTATAAGGCAATATATGGAACTATCTCGGCAAGGCTCTTATATGAATGGTGGAGGAAATATAAATATTCATTATTTGAAAAAAATATTAGAAGCGTGCTTGGAAGTTCAACAATAAATACAGGAATTAAAAGAACACTTCAAGAACAGCCAAGTAATTTCTGGTATTATAATAACGGTATCACTGCTGTATATAGTGAAGTAGAAGAGAGTATGGTCAATCTTAGTACTAGCAGGAGATATGGCCTTTTTAGCTTTAAAAACCTCAGCATTATAAACGGAGCTCAAACCGTTAGTACAATCGGTGAAGTTTTTCATTCGTTACCTGAGGAGAAAAAAGATTTAATTAAAGTCAATATTAGATTTATCAATGCAGCTGAAGATGATTTTTTGACATCTGTAACAAAATTCAATAATACACAAAATAGAGTTACAGGAAGGGATTTCTCTTCTCAAAGACCTGAGCAACAAAGAATACAGCGAGAAATAAATTTTATTGGGGGATATAGCTACAAACTCCTAAGGCAAGAGGATTCCGGCCCGACTAGTAGTAATACAATAGACATCGATGATGCTTTAAATGCCTTAGTATGTTCATCTAAGGATGAGACGTTACTATCATCATTGAAATTAAATAGAGGCCGTTTCTTTGAAAGTTGGGGTGGACTGTATGAGAAAGTTTTCCCTGTTGAAAATGGCCCCACAGGACTGGAGATTATAAACAAAGTTAATGCTTATAGAATGTCAAATGATATTCTACAAGAAAGCATAGTCAGGCTTCTTTCATTAGATAAAGAAAATCAAAAACAAATTCACCAAGTAATGATTCATGGAAATTATGTCTTAATATCCATTTTGATGGATAGATTAAAAATTGCATCAATAGAAAACCATTTAATATCATATGAAAGGAATATGTCATTGGATGATTGTATTGATATGGCTTCTGAAACTTACAACTACATACAAAGAAGATTTCCAACTAGTTATATTGCAAGGTTTTTCCAGAATAGAGAGAAGGTATTAAGTGTAATTAGTTATCTACTAGGTGCGGAAGAAGTTTCTGAGAATATGGGGTGA
- the ccmE gene encoding cytochrome c maturation protein CcmE, whose translation MTPRRKTRLWLTLAVLAGLGLTLTLVLYALRANIDLFYTPGEILYGKGDTQAKPEPGQRLRVGGMVMPGSVKRDSQSLKVSFRLYDARGVVDVDYDGILPDLFREGQGVVAQGTLGDDRRIHAREVLAKHDENYTPPEVKAAMDANHSRPPQAWKDNRP comes from the coding sequence ATGACGCCGCGCCGTAAAACCCGCCTCTGGCTGACGCTTGCCGTGCTGGCGGGGCTCGGGCTGACGCTTACGCTTGTGCTCTACGCGCTGCGCGCCAACATCGATCTCTTCTACACGCCGGGCGAAATCCTCTACGGCAAAGGGGACACGCAGGCGAAGCCCGAGCCTGGGCAGCGGCTGCGCGTCGGCGGCATGGTGATGCCGGGGAGCGTGAAGCGCGACAGCCAGAGCCTGAAGGTGAGCTTCCGGCTGTATGACGCGCGCGGCGTGGTGGATGTCGATTACGACGGCATTCTGCCCGACCTGTTCCGTGAAGGGCAGGGCGTAGTGGCGCAGGGCACGCTTGGCGACGATCGTCGCATTCACGCCCGTGAAGTGCTGGCGAAGCATGACGAAAACTACACGCCGCCGGAGGTGAAAGCGGCGATGGATGCAAACCATTCGCGCCCGCCGCAGGCCTGGAAGGATAACCGCCCATGA
- a CDS encoding heme ABC transporter permease: protein MWKFLHPWARPERLYGLCRRLTPWFAWLSAVTLATGCIWGFVFAPPDYQQGDSYRIMYLHVPAAMGSMGIYAAMAIAAFGGLVWQHKAADLAVMAMAPVGAVYTFIALVTGSAWGKPMWGTWWIWDARLTSELVLLFLYAGVIALWHAFDDRRLAGRAASVLVLVGVVNLPIIHYSVEWWNTLHQGSTNMQQSIDPSMRAPLRWNIAGFACLFITLTLMRLGNLVLFQERHRPWVAAVLNRSGRTPCLPR, encoded by the coding sequence ATGTGGAAATTCTTACACCCGTGGGCCCGGCCTGAGCGGCTTTACGGGCTCTGCCGAAGGCTGACGCCCTGGTTTGCGTGGCTGAGCGCCGTGACGCTTGCCACCGGCTGCATCTGGGGATTTGTCTTCGCGCCGCCCGACTACCAGCAGGGCGACAGCTACCGGATCATGTATCTGCACGTGCCAGCGGCAATGGGGTCGATGGGGATTTACGCCGCGATGGCGATAGCGGCATTTGGCGGGCTGGTCTGGCAGCACAAAGCCGCCGATCTGGCCGTGATGGCGATGGCGCCGGTGGGGGCGGTCTACACCTTTATCGCGCTGGTCACCGGCTCGGCCTGGGGCAAACCGATGTGGGGCACCTGGTGGATCTGGGATGCGCGGCTCACCTCCGAGCTGGTGCTGCTGTTTTTATACGCGGGCGTGATTGCGCTGTGGCACGCCTTTGACGACCGTCGCCTGGCGGGGCGAGCCGCGAGCGTGCTGGTGCTGGTGGGCGTGGTGAATCTGCCCATCATTCACTACTCGGTGGAGTGGTGGAACACGCTGCATCAGGGCTCGACGAATATGCAGCAGAGCATCGACCCGAGCATGCGCGCGCCGCTGCGCTGGAATATCGCCGGGTTTGCGTGCCTGTTTATCACCCTCACGCTGATGCGTCTTGGCAACCTGGTGCTGTTCCAGGAGCGTCACCGCCCGTGGGTCGCCGCCGTGTTAAATCGCTCCGGGAGAACGCCATGCCTGCCGCGTTAA